The genomic stretch CTGCCGCAGCGCCACGCAAATGCGCGTGGCGTGGGCATGCTTGAGCACATTGTTCAGCGCCTCCTGGGCGATCCGATACACCGCCTGCTCGACAACGGGAGGCAGCCGACCCACGCCTGCTACGGTAAACTCGGTTTGCAGGTTGGCCCGCTCTTCCACCGCTTCCAGACGGGCTGCGAGGGCGGCCACCAATCCCTCCTGATCTAAGACCGTTGGACGGAGCTCAAAGATCAGGAGACGCATCTCCGCCAGGGCATCCTGAGCTGTCGTCTGCATCTCTCGGAGATAGTCGGCGACGGTCGCATCATCTCCCAGAGGCAGCACCCGTGTCGCCGCCTCGGCATGCAGGATCACACTATACAAAGCTTGGGCTACGGAATCGTGGAGATCACGGGCGAGGCGCTGGCGCTCTTGCAGAATGGCCTTGCCCTGGGCTGCGACGATCAGGCGAGCATTCTCGATAGCAAGCACGGCCTGATCGCTGAACGCCACTGCCAGTTGCACGTCCTCGTCGGAGAATGTCCTCGGCTCGCCGTAGTAGAGCACGAGAGCACCGTAGACATCAGCTTTGATGATCAGCGGCACCACCAGCTGCGCACGGTAGCGATTGGCTAGCATGGTCAGGCGCGCCTCCCCGTGGGGCGCAGGCGCCCGGTGGTCCTGACCAGAAAGGAGGACCCGTGTGTCGGAGATCGCGGCTGGCTGGCGTTCGCGCACGGCCTGGCCGGCAACGCCCCAGGCAACGGGCAGGTTCAGCGCCCCGTCACTGGGAGGCAGACCATACACGCCGCGAATATTGAGCATCGCCGCGTGGCTGTCGAGACGATAGATCGCACCGGCAGCAGCGCCGAGGAGTCGACATGCCTGCGCGCTGAGCTGGTCCAGAAGGTCATCCAGCGTGTGGTTCGAGTTCAGGATCGTCAGGATCTCGCGCAGGCTTGCGGCAACCTGATGCCGACGTTCGA from Herpetosiphonaceae bacterium encodes the following:
- a CDS encoding GAF domain-containing protein, with protein sequence LSETTVLVEDWPRETRFPQPPLLRGHGVISSLRTTIHAPSRLFGILGADSTTCRAFTPDDADLLRSVANLLALSIDRVEAQQTVEQRVRERTRAIERRHQVAASLREILTILNSNHTLDDLLDQLSAQACRLLGAAAGAIYRLDSHAAMLNIRGVYGLPPSDGALNLPVAWGVAGQAVRERQPAAISDTRVLLSGQDHRAPAPHGEARLTMLANRYRAQLVVPLIIKADVYGALVLYYGEPRTFSDEDVQLAVAFSDQAVLAIENARLIVAAQGKAILQERQRLARDLHDSVAQALYSVILHAEAATRVLPLGDDATVADYLREMQTTAQDALAEMRLLIFELRPTVLDQEGLVAALAARLEAVEERANLQTEFTVAGVGRLPPVVEQAVYRIAQEALNNVLKHAHATRICVALRQEPTCIMLEIIDDGVGFDPVSARTRGGWGLRGIEERVAQHGGRLTLHSAPGGGTQVRVEIGI